Below is a genomic region from Rhododendron vialii isolate Sample 1 chromosome 5a, ASM3025357v1.
ACCTAGTCCATGACAAATTTATGAATTTAGCCAAATAAAATGTAATCCAACCATGGAAATAACAAAATGATGCTATTGAGGCCACAATACACACAGAGCATTGAGTCTGACATCTCAAAACCACAGCTTTAATACTGTATTAGATGAATGCTCACCCAAAGGCTTAAGCTATTAAGGAACAGGTAAAAAATATGTATCAAGCTCACATATGGTAAATGAGTTAGGAAGGagaaatacatttttctttcataGTTCAGAAATGAATATTACTTGTATGGATGTAATTTGGTCTATGTACTACCAgcttcaaaacaacacatgcataaacaatgtaaaaataaGCTACTGACTAAGAACCATATTTGTTGTGATTAATGCTGACGTAACCTTCTTATTGGGTACTTCCCAAGCATGTCATCTTCAAGAGAACGACGAATAAGAACAGGAGGCTGTGGATAGAGCCTTAAGGACTGCAAAGAGATAAAGACAAAACAGTTAGAAAAACAAGTATGAATGCGAAGAACAACATACATTGTTCATTGTTTAAGTATGTGGAGAAAGGTCAACATGCGTGTTCTTACTTCGTTGATTACTCGTGTCGTGTATTTAAGCTTCTTCATGTCTTCAATAGTTGGAAACCGGTCTCCTAGAACTGAATCTACCTATGAAAAAGAATATAGTTTGAGAAAAAAGTGGTCAAAAGATGTGCCAAATGACCAAACACAAGGTAACTTTACCTCATTTTGAAGCTTGCTCATAACACTAGGTTCCTGTAACCATAAAGAATGAGAAGTAAGAGTATACCTTCAAAAGCTAAAATCCCTTCCAAGATAAGAAACTGGAATCTTTATGGTGAGTTTACAAACTCATTTAACTCTAacgaaaagaaaacaatttcgaATGAACCAGAAAAATATATTGTAATGTTTTGCCACGAACACAGTAATATCTATCATTGTGGATAACAAATAAGTAGAGAATAAATCGCATATTTTCTGTTGTAAAAACAAATATTGATAGATTGTCTGTAAATTGTAATATGGCATACCTGCAGTAGATATGAAATAACATTTTCAAGTTATAAAAAGAGCGGACAAATAGTCAAGCAGCAAACACAGATGTTAAGCCGAAAGTGTATGGTGATTTTTACCCTTAACGCAGGTACAGAAATTGGGGAGAAAAAGATGAACAAATCTGCTAAGTTGAGGAGGAAAAAACAAGATCTGTGAAACAGACAACTACGCACGAAACCTCAGCAAGCCCAGTTCCCTTCTCAGGCCTTGAGCAATTCATGGTGTTTCTCCATCTCACTCTTTCATCTCTATAGGCACGTGAAACCCCCATAGATCTTTTCTATAACAATTAGCACTCATAAGCCCCGACGATATACGAATTTTAATGTTATAGATATTTGAATTCAGGTTTCTTGTTAGACAGGGAATACAAGTCCAGTAGTCCTTAAAGAGCAAGTCAATCCACAAAACATCCAACTCTGTCCCATAAACCTAGACAAGATCAGGACTTCAAGCAAATAATAGAACCTAATTAACAAACGGTCCCTGACATAGAAATACACAAACACTCATAAAAGAGTCACCATGGTGGTTGAGAACAGCAATTTGACGCGTTACTAATTTCTTTCTATAGAAATTTCCTCAATAAATCATGCAGATCAGGACTTCAAGCAAATAATAGAACCTAATTAACAAACGGTCCCTGACATAGAAATACACAAACGCTCATAAAAGAGTCACCATGGTAGTTGAGAACAGCAATTTGACGCGTTACTAATTTCTTTCTATAGAAATTTCCTAAATAAATCATGCAAGAGCAGCTAAGCTAAACTTCCACAATTTTACAGCACATGTAAGTAACCAATATGAATATCATAAATAAAATGCAAATCCACCCACTAATTAAACCGAACTCAACATTTCCATCTCCATACCTtcgaaagaagaaagaaagtccATGTGAGTACTGCAGCAGATGTTTCATGTCCAGCTATAAGCATTGTCATCAGATCATCGCGGAGTTGCTTGCTAGAAACCTACAAAATTACATATAGACACATCAGAAGATATGGAGTCCATCAAGTAGGCAACAGAAACTTCCAGGTCAAAATACGGCATACATCATCTCCTGACGCCAAGAGAAAGTGGAGAATACTAGGGTCTTGTTCATTTATGTAATCTTCATGAAACTgtaactcttcttcttctaccaTCCTCTGCAATTGCATCAAGGAGTAATTTAGAAACAAAATGCAAATAAGCATCAAGTTGGCAATAATGAAGCACTGCAATCGACACTATGTGATGCTCCCAACCACGTAAAGAACTTCACCTTACATATAGCAATCAGGTTATCAAGTATTTCATTGATCAGCTTGAGGGACACCTTGACCTTCTTTTGCTTGGGTGATATGTCTTTCCATATGGGAATCTCCCAAAATGGAATTGGTTGAACACTTCGATCTTCTGCTTCTCGCAGGACTGTGTATACAGCCTGAGGAAgcaaaataggaagaaaaaagcATGATTCAGTACATACTAAGGCACCATTAGCTCAATGTGGACAGTTAAACAAGACTGAAGCTTTTCAATACCTCAACTGTAAGAGAATCTAGAACTAAAAGAAGTACCTCAACGATTCCAGTATCATTTGTTAAAGAGTCAAAATCATAATTGAAAACTGCTTTTCCGATAATGTCCAATGTCAAACGGGAGAAAAGTGACTCCATCTCTACGTCTTCTCCATTTGAATCGGCCTCATCGAGCTTCTGGCATAGTCTATCCGTAGCTTGCCCAAACAAGCTAATCATTGCTGCTACATACTAAAAGTATAACCATAGATATAAGGATAACACAATACTCAGTTAGAGCGATCTCATCTTTGAAAATAAGCTGGAACCAAAATAGTTCAAACTCAGGGAATTTCAGAAAGTAAGAATTTTCAACcaacaggggaaaaaaagacaCTAAACACTAATACAGGAAGGAAAAAGATCAAACCAAACAGAAGTGAACATATGAAGCCATCATGATACCTTCTGATGCAATGCTGGGACTATCGCACGTCGTCTAACACGCCATGTCTCCCCATCAGCTGGGATAAGTCCCTTTCCCATCACAAATTCTAGAATTTCCGCAAGAATGCCCTGTAAATCAAGGAGTTGAACAGGCCTATTGGAAAATAAAAGCAGATTCATAGTGGTGAAATACATCAAACTATAggagaaaaacaagaaagaactGATATCAAGAAGTAAGTGGCAACTCGCTTGCTTCACCTTTGAATAAGACTTTGAGTTGTCCCTTAATATATGCTTAGCAATGGAAGGATCAGAAACTATCAGAAAAGACTGCAGCAGAAGTTCAAAAACTACTAATCAAACACTTGCAGTAGACAGAGCTTGCCCACTCAAAATTTCACAAGATTTGAGTAAGTacataaataaaagaaataaaaccttGGGCCCAAATGTCAATCTGAAGATGCCACCATAAGTAAGGTAAAGTTCATACAAGGGAATAAAAAATGGCTCACTCCGAATAGCACTAATTGCTCCTTTAGCCTCAGGAATCTTTGGATAATCTTCACGTGGACCGGTCCACTGAGATAGCAACTCTAGCATGCCACTAGGAGCTCCAAACTTTGATAAACCATTCTTTAACAGCGATATAAAACTGTCCCCATAggtaaatgaaaagaaaaaatgaaataactAAAGCTAGATAAGGAACTACAACAATTCATAAACATGCCTTTTTTCCAGGAAAACACAAGGGACAAAAGGCATTAGACAATATTATGTTAGAATATTGCAAACTGGATTAGAATTTATAAGTTCATAAGTTATACGTCATACCACTAAAGAATTATGATTTCACTTCCATCCAAatcttaaaattatatttcaagCTCCACGTTTCTAAGCCTTATATTTATCCTCACGTTAAGATCACAAATACCCATTGATTTAATAAACTACTGACATTACTATTTTTTGACATCATTATAATTTCAACTTTAACTTGTCTGATACGTCGGATGGAAAATTCACATGCAGGGTATGATGTAATAACTTATAAGCACCCTTACGGACGTGCCAATTGTTTTACTTGAGATGAGGATTCTGTAAAAAGTTAATGTCCACCATACACGTAATGTCATAACCAAATCCACCAAGCTTATTGACCTATCAAAAAGAATCTCACCCAATTATGAATCAAACTGACCAACACTAAATGCATGTGTCTATTTATTCTTTTCAGATTAAGATTATAAGCACTCATACTAATCATATGATGGAAATTGTCTCATATAGTGATTATAGAAATAATCATCCTAATTCCTAAAGTGGCCCCTTTCAATAGCACACATTGTATTAccaattggtattgagttggatgactCAAGTTGGTACTACCACCTTGAGTTTGAGGAGGATGTTGGAATATTATCGTGATTGGTAGAATAATATTGTGATCGATTGTGATTTTGTAATCAAAGATTTGATTATAATTAGGATGAGTGATTACCTCTCCATAGTTAGGTGTCGTCTCCTTGTATAAATAGAGGACTCATTGTACATAATGATCATTGAATCCAACAAACATTTCTCCTTTTTATCATATTTCAACACTACCAACACGCAAATGAATCTCGAAACTGCTCCAAATTAAAATTCAACAATTCCCAACAATGGTTTGGACctctcaaattttattttaaataaagggtgtctgctttttttttccttcaattttccCGAGTCATTCAAGATACCTCCAAAATTAAGAACTTTTTCGACACATTATTTTTCTAAAGAAATCATTTAATACTCCTTATTTGCTTCCGAGTTCCAACTTGGAAGCCTATGTTCATGAAGAACATTAAAGtgagcaaaagaaaaataaatactccctccgtcccattttcattgtccatttttgaattgtgtatcattttttaattgtttatatctttcaatctataatatttttcataattttaaaaattttgtattatagaactaatcgagatctatcaaacaagatccatattgcatatttttcaagatccgCACTAAAAGATATAGGCAAAAGACATGAAAGAGAAACTGAATAATGGATAGTGAAaatggaacggatggagtattaatCGGGGTCAGCTTTTTTAGGAATGTACTCAAAACTTTTGGGCAAGGCAAAAGAGAAACTgaataatggacaatgaaaataaaacggatggagtattaatAGGGGTCTGCTTTTTTAGGAATGTACTCAAAACTTTTGGACCCCTGAACCGAGAAAAATATTCAATGACAGTTACTTGTAACGTCTCTCTCACATGGGTCTCTCACATGGGGTGGGACGgatgaaaaaatttcaatacaacACTTGTTTGTAACACCCTCTCACATAATAGGGTTCCATGTAAGACCCTAAGAATAGTAGGACCCACGTGGTTTTGTAACACTCTCTCACATAATAGGGTTCCATGTAAGACCCTATGTATAGTAGGACCAATGTGGAAGAAGCCTTACAAATAACCATTGAAAATTTTATCAATGCATCAGtccaaatcaagtccaaatcaTGTGAGAGAGCGTTACAAAATACCCATTGCGTGAAATACCCATTGCGTTGAAGATTTTTTCACCTAAACCTACCCAGAACGCTGCACTGTGTATTCCCCGGAAGCAATACGAGCCGATAATTCGGCACGGCGTTTCTCTTCAAGTAACCGCTGGACGCTCTCGGTCTCCTTATCCACAGATTCCGGTTCTCCGCCATTCAAAGAAGAGCATCTAATCACCGGGCGTCGTCGAGAAGTTCCTGCAAAACCAAAGCTAAATTCGAAAGATTGAAAGAATCTGAAATTGCAAGACACGTTGGAATCTGAATCTACCATAAATAAGAATGAATTAGCCAGGGTTAGTCCAGTTGGTTGGTGGGTTTTTTATTGCTGGCTGCACGGAAGAAATTACTTAGAATTCCCTCGTCCCTGCGTAGATGTCACCGGACGGACTGAGAGGCGCCTAAGCTGGCCCAATACGCTGACTACggtcaaaaccaaaaaataaataaaataatatataagaATGAATCGAACCAAGGTTGGGCTTCAAGTTGTGTATCTTGGTTTGATGCTTGCTTTTGATGGACCATGAGGATGGGGCTTGAAAGAAAGGAACGGTGGCAGCCATTTTCAGAGACTGCCCGAGAAGGATATAACTACAAACCTAATAGTAACATTTGGGAATTGAACTGAATTtccagaggagagagagagagagagagagagagagagagggggagagaggtgCAAGTGATAACGTCGGTGACGGTGGAGTACAATAGTGGCGCCTGTCCAACTAGAGTCTTTTAAAACGCAACAGATTTTAAAATGCAATCATTAACATAACAAGCGATCTTTATTCATACCTACGTGGCTACGTGGATGgacttaacaaacaaaaatgctacaagCATAAATATTGTGCAAAACGCGGTCATGATTCATTTCATTTATGATCGATTATAAATGATCTATAACCggtaataaattaattaatggtCAAGTTGTAGTtgtagtatttttattttgaaatttgcCAAAGACAATTAATAATTCTATAATCTTGGGCTTCCTTGCTGGCATCACAATATTTCCTTTAggtttttttgaataatattgTAAGATTAATCcgtttttttctaaaaaaaatattgtgaaaGTATCAACTAAGAATGTCAAATTGCTCTTGGGCTCATCCACATCAAAGTAGGGCccaatattattatttttaattacagtctttcttttaatttggtttctAAATTAGGATCCTAGCGTGAGGTTGCACTAGGCATTCATGTCTGGAAATGAGGATAAGCGATCCCACTGAAGCAGTCATTCCACATCTTTCTGTATGTCCGGGTTTTGGCAGCTGTCGAATTGCATCCTACGTTATAACAGTTGTTCATAGGCATCCAAAATAGCAATTGTTTAGAAACAAATGCAACTCTCCGATATGATGTAACATTGCTAGATAAGTAATAAGACCTAATATGATTTACCGTTTTTCCTCTTGTATATTGTGAGCTCCATTTCGGTAATCAAAATCACTTATTGGTGGTCACTCATGGATGTTTTTGTCCCATGTGTTGGGCCGGTTTGCCTAAGGTGTCAAAAGGCAATTTGTTGATGCAAAAGACTCATTCACGGAGCAGCcttgaataaatttttctcctcttttaaTAGCCTTTACTCTCCAAATTTGTCCACTCCAAACTCCCCTTTTTTGGGGAGAGTTTTTTTAggagtgaaaaaaaattctctcctcAACTGCTTCCCCCCAAAACATGGcattccaccacctcctcctctttctccttGCCCTCTCCTAATGATTTGTTACTTTCAAGTTCCTTGTTTATGTTCTTTTGTGGTGCTTGTTACAATCCTCTTCCAGGTTCCTTCCGTAGCTGTTTAGGCGCCACGGCCCGGGggtgcttcttcttttttttcctttcgggGGACCCTTTCCACCACGCGTGGCCAccctccgccaccaccaccgctccctCCCCGGCTCCATTAGGGTCCCCTTCCCTTCCATATATTACCATTATCTTTCTTATCTGCcgataaatttattttttcctttctagaaTCTACAAACCCCTTAAATGTATTAATTCTACCACCTGGCCTCCCAACATGTTCAATATATAGCTCTTCTGTTCTCCTTGCATgcttttctcccttttttattGCATGTGTATAACTTATGAAAGGAGggtggttggttggttggtttttCTTTCTCATCTCATTGATGTTCTTTCTACTTGCCCTGGATATATAAATGCATTTTCATTTTATGCATCCTATAAGATTTCATTCGAAGGAACCGCGCGATGAGCTGCTTCCCATGTTTTTCTTCTCAGAAAAGTAAGGATTCAGATAGCAGGGAGATTCCTGTGGCTCATGCTACAGGCCCTGATGATGCATCGCCACCCCCACCAGGTATTTACTCTCCTGCCTATTTTTTCTCGGTGAAATATTATGACCATgaaactatttttatttttttttaaggaaaaaagaagccaaaacaTTGTTTGGTGTGATCAAAATAAGCAAAAAGATTTTTCTCCAAACAACAATATTGGAAAGAAACCCCAAGTCATTGCCAAATGTGTTCatcttttcttcccattttatTTCATGCGCTCTCTTAATTGAGGCAAGAAAGAATCAAACGAGCTACACGTTCCCTCAAGCCGTTCACAGTCGCTTGAAGGAGATTGGATCCGGGCATCACAATCAACTTTTGCATCGGTTTTCGGTCATGGCACGCCCGCCACTTGTATGTTGTTCCTCCTATTGTTTAGAGAAGGGACAAACTATTATATAATGGCCtcaacaaaggaaaaaagaacaagaaaacgTTACTATGGCTTATGATCTTAACATTGTGGGAGGTGTAGAAATGGGATATAATTGTGTGTATCCTATTACCCTCTACAATAGGAAACATGGCTTTGCGAAGCCACAGCACCACAGTTATGAGCATGCGAGGGGAGAAGTAGGTAAAAATCGTCTTTTGCCATGCTGCAATGGCTGAGAGAGATTAGCACTGTGACTCGCCTTGGCAGGGTAAATAACGAGTTCTGAAAATAGGAGTTCTGGTTTGTATGAAAAAATGTGGAGCAGAAACCAAACAAATGTGCATCGTTGAAGACATATTTCCTCTTAGTGCTTTTACTTATTACTCCTAGTTGATAAGCAGAGAATAACTCTGTAAATAAAAACAGCTGACCTTCCGGTATAATCCAGGTTTCAACTTGTCGCAGAAACTTGATTTTTCTCTTGCATGATCTCTAAGTTTTTGGATTCTTATCTCAGGGAACACTTTTCTTGCATAAAGAAAACTAAATAACATGAATTGTGAAAACATTACATTCCAGCAATATTTGTTCATTCCCTTTTCCACATTTTCGCCACATTTCagtctgaaaaaaaaattagagatggGTGACTAAtgaaattaatttcattttagaGTTGTTTTCCGCCAAATACCTAGCAGTTTCTTGGTAGTGAACCTTATCTACCAAGAATCTTTCCTTATAGTACACTGTCAATTTATTCCTTCATAACCGCATCAATATTTTATCTGTATGCTTTTCTGCTGTCATAAGTAGAATACCTGATAAAACCAGAATCCACATGGTTATTGTAGCTGCTACGGTTGGACAATGAAAAGATGGAAGAAGCACTTCTCTCCCTTATGGTTTGAAACTTTGCTTTCCATGCTTAGACTGCTTCAATTAAAGATCTGCAGCGTCGGCCTCTGAGGGGAGATGAGTGACTTTTGTTGAATAATAAACTCCAAGTGTGAAGAGATCGAGCAGTTAATCATTAAACAATGATATGAACCATGAGGAATATAGCAGAGTGCTACAACATTAGAATCCCTATAGCTCCATGGAAATTCCCTTTTGGCTTCCCTCTTGCATTTCAGAATTAGCTATCAAGTATTTTGAATCCTATACAAATTTCCAAGTTCTTTGTCAGTTCCatcaattcataaattttgtgcTTGTTCTTACAATCAAATGTTGTTTTTGCAGTAAATGGTAAGCAAAATCCATCGGCTGAAGTCAGAAAGGATGAAGATAACACAGTTGACACCAAGACTATTGCAGCGCATGCGTTCAATTTTCGTGAGCTGGCTGCTGCAACAAAGAATTTCCGGCAGGAATGTCTATTAGGTGAAGGTGGATTTGGTAGGGTATACCAGGGAAAACTTCAGCCTAGTGGGCAGGTGATTGTTTTCAACTAATTAACATTTCTCTTAGTTTCATGATTTGTAGTTTTATGTGGAGTCATTGCGCGCACACTTCAGCTTTAACTATGGGTAGTTGTGAATAGGTAGTGGCAGTGAAGCAACTGGACAGGAATGGAATGCAAGGAAATAAGGAGTTTCTTGTTGAGGTATTGGTTTTGAGTCTCCTCCATCACCCGAATCTGGTCAAGCTCGTCGGATATTGTGCTGATGGAGATCAAAGACTTCTAGTATATGAATATATGCCATTGGGTTCAGTAGAAGATCATCTACTTGGTACACATTCCCTtgtcatttttttccccttttgtccATTTTCATTGTTGTTTTGAAATCCTATGAGAACTTCTTTGAAGCTTATAGGCATAAACACCATGATTAGTTTCTTTCAATTAGCTCTGATTTCATTTGGTGTGAGAATCTTTTTTCCTCGCACCAAATCAAATCAGAGCTAACAGAAAGAAATATCTACCCTCGATTATAATAGCGCTTGTTTTCTTTAGCCGGcacccttttttccttttctggtacatcttttcatatttctttggatttattttctttccccgtgctttcaaaaaatagtttatgcAAAAGAGGTTTTGTGCTTTGTGATTGGCGTTATAGGCATTTTCCTTGAGCATGTTAATACGCGCTTGATTGAACAAGCTGTAATAATAAGATTTTAAATGTTTCAGGCACCTCGCAAGATAAAAAGCCATTAGATTGGACAGCAAGAATTAAAATAGCTTCTGGTGCTGCTCAAGGTCTAGAGTATTTGCATGAGAAGGCAAATCCACCTGTTATATATCGCGATCTAAAATCCTCAAGCATCTTGTTGGATGAAGAATTCAATCCAAGGCTATCTGATTAtgggcttgctaagcttggtgGGAATAAGATGCATGTATCGCCGAGGGTGATGGGAAGTTATGGTTATTGTGCTCCAGAGTACGAAAGAACAGGTGAGCTCACATTGAAGTCAGATGTATACAGTTTTGGAGTTGTGTTGCTAGAGCTAATCTCCGGGCGAAGAGCCATCGATACTACACGACCAATGGAGGAGCAAAATTTAGTTAGTTGGGTAAAtaatccttctctctctctcccactccctctctctctctctctctctctctctctctctgcgataTTGAAGAGAATAATTCGCCTTTTTTACTTTTAACGTAATTTCGTCTCtcattttgcttcatttttttatttttttttgttgttgattttaTAGCATGTTGGGGAGCCATTCAAGAGTGATTATGTTTGACGCTTATTTTTATGTTCACAGGCACAACCATTTTTCAGGGATCCAAAAAGGTTTCCTGACTTGGCAGATCCAACTCTTGAAAGCAAATTCCCAGTGAAAAGTTTAAACCAAGCTGTTGGAGTGGCAGCAATGTGCCTGCAGGAGGAGCCTTCAGTTCGTCCGTTGATGAGCGATGTCGTTGCAGCTCTAAGTTTCCTTGCGATTGCTGCTCGAGACGAGCATGCTCCCCCGGTTCCCAACCAACCTTCCCAGGTGGAAATTTCAAGTGCACCCAAGAATGATCATAATCATGAGGAAGAAAGAGACGCCGGTGAGCCAGAAGAAGAACACGACAATGACAGTGACAGCTCAAGCGATGGTGATGATGATGGAGACCATGATGATCCTTTTGGTTCGAAAAGTTCAGACTCTGATGATGGAGGCAGCGTAGAAGATCAGCAAGAACAAGACAATTCAGAAAAGAACCAAGCACAAGTAAAAAAATCTGTAAAATGGGCTTCTAGATGCAAAAGCAAGGGGGATTGTAAGGATGGAAGTGCTCATTCAATTGCAAGACACAATAGTAACACCGAGCCTCATGTCGAAAGCCCTGGTCAGAATTTGAACT
It encodes:
- the LOC131327257 gene encoding protein LUTEIN DEFICIENT 5, chloroplastic, encoding MAATVPFFQAPSSWSIKSKHQTKIHNLKPNLGTSRRRPVIRCSSLNGGEPESVDKETESVQRLLEEKRRAELSARIASGEYTVQRSGFISLLKNGLSKFGAPSGMLELLSQWTGPREDYPKIPEAKGAISAIRSEPFFIPLYELYLTYGGIFRLTFGPKSFLIVSDPSIAKHILRDNSKSYSKGILAEILEFVMGKGLIPADGETWRVRRRAIVPALHQKYVAAMISLFGQATDRLCQKLDEADSNGEDVEMESLFSRLTLDIIGKAVFNYDFDSLTNDTGIVEAVYTVLREAEDRSVQPIPFWEIPIWKDISPKQKKVKVSLKLINEILDNLIAICKRMVEEEELQFHEDYINEQDPSILHFLLASGDDVSSKQLRDDLMTMLIAGHETSAAVLTWTFFLLSKEPSVMSKLQNEVDSVLGDRFPTIEDMKKLKYTTRVINESLRLYPQPPVLIRRSLEDDMLGKYPIRRGEDIFISVWNLHRCPKHWEDADKFNPERWPLDGPNPNETNQNFSYLPFGGGPRKCVGDMFASFENIVAVAMLVRRFNFEVALGAPRVEMTTGATIHTTEGLNMRVTRRIKPPIIPELEMPVLNGNSGGLSEVEPELAQRGNS
- the LOC131327256 gene encoding probable serine/threonine-protein kinase PBL25, giving the protein MSCFPCFSSQKSKDSDSREIPVAHATGPDDASPPPPVNGKQNPSAEVRKDEDNTVDTKTIAAHAFNFRELAAATKNFRQECLLGEGGFGRVYQGKLQPSGQVVAVKQLDRNGMQGNKEFLVEVLVLSLLHHPNLVKLVGYCADGDQRLLVYEYMPLGSVEDHLLGTSQDKKPLDWTARIKIASGAAQGLEYLHEKANPPVIYRDLKSSSILLDEEFNPRLSDYGLAKLGGNKMHVSPRVMGSYGYCAPEYERTGELTLKSDVYSFGVVLLELISGRRAIDTTRPMEEQNLVSWAQPFFRDPKRFPDLADPTLESKFPVKSLNQAVGVAAMCLQEEPSVRPLMSDVVAALSFLAIAARDEHAPPVPNQPSQVEISSAPKNDHNHEEERDAGEPEEEHDNDSDSSSDGDDDGDHDDPFGSKSSDSDDGGSVEDQQEQDNSEKNQAQVKKSVKWASRCKSKGDCKDGSAHSIARHNSNTEPHVESPGQNLNSNSSLTRGSGSGRKVIKCGSSSKHSRKVKSEGGSVGSTSSSESSDSESEDGRSSNNSRSNRGMGPKYGSYGSSSRQDSDVGSRDGSLAFEVRIYSNVDSQDGSVGLSSRRDSNAESRDGSLCSDSSSDIDSGHYGNVGAEHDEDGLS